A genomic stretch from Tribolium castaneum strain GA2 chromosome 6, icTriCast1.1, whole genome shotgun sequence includes:
- the Rpn7 gene encoding 26S proteasome non-ATPase regulatory subunit 6, whose amino-acid sequence MPIENLEDQGLEKNPDLELAHCKFLLTLPEYRNDRFVHQKITDAIKKDDMAPWYELIIKDCGWKKDANFLKTIQAKNAEEIKKLDAAIEDAEKNLGEMEVREAYLKKAEYYSRIGDKDNAVATFRQTYDKTVSLGHRLDIIFHLIRIGLFFMDHDIITRNIDKAKSLIEEGGDWDRRNRLKVYQGAYCMAVRDFKTAANLFLDTVSTFTSYELMDYKAFVRYTVYTSIISLPRNQLRDKVVKGSEILEVLHSEAFVKDYLFSLYNCQYSEFFNNLAEVETVLRKDYFLNPHYRYYVREMKILAYTQLLESYRSLTLQYMAEAFGVTVEFIDSELSTFIAAGRLHCKIDRVGGIVETNRPDLKNAQFNSVVKQGDLLLNRVQKLSRVINI is encoded by the exons atgccGATCGAAAACCTGGAAGACCAAGGCCTGGAGAAAAACCCCGACCTCGAACTTGCCCATTGCAAGTTTTTACTCACCCTTCCCGAGTACAGAAACGACCGCTTTGTCCACCAAAAAATCACCGATGCCATCAAAAAAGACG ACATGGCCCCTTGGTACGAGCTCATTATCAAGGACTGCGGCTGGAAAAAAGACGCCAATTTTCTCAAAACCATCCAAGCGAAGAACGCTGAAGAAATCAAAAAGTTGGATGCGGCGATTGAAGACGCTGAGAAGAATTTAGGCGAGATGGAAGTCCGTGAGGCGTATTTGAAGAAAGCGGAGTATTATAGTCGGATTGGTGATAAGGACAATGCCGTAGCGACTTTCCGACAAACTTATGATAAGACGGTGTCTTTGGGGCACCGTCTCGATATTATTTTCCATTTAATCAGAATCGGTTTATTCTTCATGGACCATGACATTATTACTCGTAATATAGACAAAGCGAAAAG TTTAATTGAGGAAGGGGGCGATTGGGACAGACGTAACAGACTTAAAGTCTACCAGGGGGCTTACTGTATGGCAGTCCGTGATTTCAAGACAGCcgccaatttatttttagacacaGTCAGCACTTTCACATCGTACGAATTAATGGATTATAAAGCTTTTGTCAGATACACCGTTTACACATCAATCATAAGTTTACCACGGAACCAATTGAGAGACAAA GTGGTTAAAGGGTCGGAAATTTTGGAAGTTTTACACTCTGAAGCCTTCGTCAAAGACTACTTGTTTTCGTTGTATAATTGCCAGTATTccgaatttttcaacaatcTCG cTGAGGTTGAGACAGTTTTGCGCAAGGACTACTTCCTCAACCCTCATTATCGCTACTACGTCCGTGAGATGAAAATTTTGGCATACACCCAGTTATTGGAGTCTTACAGGTCCCTAACTTTGCAATACATGGCCGAAGCGTTTGGTGTCACAGTTGAATTTATCGATTC gGAATTATCTACATTTATTGCAGCTGGAAGATTGCACTGCAAAATTGATCGAGTCGGGGGAATTGTCGAAACAAATCGCCCCGATTTGAAAAATGCACAGTTTAATTCCGTTGTTAAACAAGGAGATTTATTACTCAATCGTGTGCAAAAACTCTCAAGAGTcattaatatataa